From the genome of Pseudomonas yamanorum, one region includes:
- a CDS encoding DUF2188 domain-containing protein, whose protein sequence is MDTYNINKTGTGWALTKQGSARPSKTAETKEAIVELAKEFLSDKTASLRIHSMDGRIQEERTYPRKADPTRSPG, encoded by the coding sequence ATGGATACCTACAACATCAACAAGACCGGCACCGGTTGGGCACTGACCAAGCAGGGTTCTGCGCGGCCGTCGAAAACGGCGGAGACCAAAGAGGCGATCGTTGAGTTGGCGAAGGAGTTTCTCAGCGACAAAACGGCGTCGCTGAGGATTCACAGCATGGACGGGCGGATTCAGGAGGAGCGCACGTACCCGCGCAAAGCTGATCCGACGCGATCTCCAGGTTAA
- the deoC gene encoding deoxyribose-phosphate aldolase: MNTLQPAALAKYIDHTLLAPDASREQIRTLCEEAREHGFYSVCVNSGQVPYAASCLTDDSVVICAVVGFPLGAGLSDTKAFEAQRAIAAGAGEIDMVLNIGWLKEGLLDAVRDDIALVHKACGAVPLKVILETCLLNDEQKVQACEICRDLGVAFVKTSTGFSRSGATVEDVALMRKTVGAGVGVKASGGVRDYETAIKMINAGATRLGSSSGIAIVGGVMTAASGY; the protein is encoded by the coding sequence ATGAACACTCTTCAACCTGCAGCATTGGCGAAGTACATCGATCACACCTTGCTGGCTCCCGATGCCTCCCGTGAGCAGATCCGTACCTTGTGCGAGGAAGCCCGGGAGCATGGCTTTTATTCGGTGTGCGTCAATTCAGGCCAGGTCCCTTACGCCGCGTCGTGCCTGACCGACGATAGCGTGGTGATTTGTGCGGTGGTGGGCTTCCCGCTGGGTGCCGGCCTGAGCGACACCAAGGCATTTGAAGCCCAACGAGCAATTGCCGCCGGGGCAGGGGAGATCGACATGGTGCTCAATATCGGTTGGTTGAAGGAAGGTTTGCTGGACGCGGTGCGCGATGACATTGCCCTGGTCCACAAGGCCTGCGGCGCCGTGCCGTTGAAAGTGATCCTGGAAACCTGCCTGCTCAACGACGAGCAGAAAGTCCAGGCGTGCGAAATCTGCCGGGACTTGGGCGTGGCATTCGTCAAGACGTCAACGGGGTTCAGTCGAAGCGGCGCAACGGTTGAGGACGTGGCACTGATGCGCAAGACCGTAGGTGCCGGGGTTGGGGTCAAGGCGTCCGGTGGCGTGCGCGATTACGAGACGGCGATCAAGATGATCAATGCCGGCGCAACACGTTTGGGCAGCAGTTCGGGGATTGCGATTGTGGGCGGCGTGATGACGGCCGCGAGCGGTTATTGA
- a CDS encoding DUF2790 domain-containing protein has translation MRYLLIAVLGLFSTLAVAQGETPAPTVSASAPASEAYDYSQDLDIAKVVRVSTQSSTECGPVKGHMVYIDSHGVRHELDYMRLGDACQHG, from the coding sequence ATGCGTTATCTGCTTATCGCCGTGCTGGGCCTGTTCAGCACACTGGCCGTCGCTCAAGGCGAAACCCCGGCGCCCACTGTGAGTGCCAGCGCACCCGCCAGCGAGGCGTACGATTATTCCCAGGACCTGGATATTGCCAAGGTGGTGCGCGTCAGCACCCAATCATCCACCGAGTGCGGTCCGGTGAAAGGCCACATGGTCTACATCGACAGCCACGGCGTGCGCCATGAGCTGGACTACATGCGCCTGGGCGATGCCTGCCAGCACGGTTGA
- a CDS encoding aldose 1-epimerase family protein has protein sequence MNTHIPLYRAVFTEQEKILLQSGDFKVSAWTYPSGVLAVSLENSRGRLVVLPYQGQMIWSAVFDGCDLTMSNLFEQPRPSPTIIDTYGCFMFHSGLLRNGCPAPDDTHALHGEMPCAPMDTGWLEIGEGFVRLGGSYQYAKGFGDRYRACPSVTLHADSAVFDIDMDVTNLAGKPMDLMYMAHMNYAYVAGGRFVEPLGMQRLRLRTSVPDHVKPTPDWTAYMAQLAEHPAQVACLDQPALYDPEIVFFFDDVGTDATGHAHFLLEHSDGAAFYTRYRPEQFEHAARWILHTPDQQVAAFVLPSTCEPEGYNAEKAKGHVRQLAAGASASFSVTTGYLNAQERQRLLG, from the coding sequence GTATTTACCGAGCAGGAAAAGATCCTGTTGCAGTCTGGAGATTTCAAGGTCAGCGCCTGGACGTATCCGTCCGGCGTGCTGGCGGTGAGCCTGGAGAACAGCCGTGGGCGACTGGTGGTATTGCCTTATCAGGGGCAGATGATCTGGTCGGCCGTGTTCGACGGCTGCGACCTGACCATGAGCAACCTGTTCGAACAGCCCCGTCCCAGCCCGACGATCATCGATACCTACGGCTGCTTCATGTTTCACAGTGGCCTGCTGCGTAATGGTTGCCCGGCGCCGGATGATACCCATGCTTTGCACGGCGAAATGCCTTGTGCGCCCATGGACACGGGCTGGCTGGAAATAGGCGAGGGTTTTGTGCGCCTGGGCGGCTCGTACCAATACGCCAAGGGGTTCGGTGATCGTTACCGGGCGTGCCCCAGCGTGACACTGCACGCCGATTCGGCCGTGTTCGACATCGACATGGACGTGACCAACCTGGCTGGCAAACCGATGGACCTGATGTACATGGCCCACATGAACTACGCCTATGTGGCCGGAGGCCGGTTCGTCGAGCCGCTGGGGATGCAGCGCTTGCGCCTGCGTACCAGCGTGCCGGACCACGTCAAGCCGACGCCTGACTGGACTGCCTACATGGCGCAGCTGGCCGAACATCCAGCCCAGGTGGCCTGCCTCGATCAGCCAGCCCTGTACGACCCTGAGATTGTATTTTTCTTCGACGACGTGGGTACTGACGCCACGGGCCACGCGCACTTTCTGCTGGAGCATAGCGATGGTGCGGCGTTCTATACCCGTTACCGTCCCGAACAGTTCGAGCACGCGGCACGCTGGATTCTGCACACGCCGGATCAGCAAGTGGCGGCGTTCGTGCTCCCTTCAACCTGCGAGCCCGAAGGCTATAACGCCGAGAAAGCCAAAGGGCACGTGCGTCAGCTGGCAGCCGGGGCCAGCGCTTCGTTCAGCGTGACCACCGGCTACTTGAATGCGCAGGAGCGGCAGAGGTTGCTGGGTTAA
- the deoR gene encoding DNA-binding transcriptional repressor DeoR gives MDSRKAERLKLIQQALQDQNAIHLREMAALLDVSEMTLRRDLSHFTDHLRLLGGHITRVSSEASDYRVADQDTRHVEEKRRIGKLAARLIQPGDTVFFDCGTTSPFVIDFIPDELEFTAVCSSLNVLLRLQNKPNCHIVLCGGTFHRKNQVFESSAESSILDSVRLTWAFVTAAGVSQEFGVTCFNFNEVEVKQKVLRQAQQRVLLADFSKFDTVRTAHFATLGDFQYVVSDKKIPRAYKDAIQASGAQLLV, from the coding sequence GTGGACAGTAGAAAAGCCGAGCGACTCAAGCTTATCCAACAAGCCTTGCAGGACCAGAACGCCATTCACCTGAGGGAAATGGCTGCGCTGCTGGACGTGTCCGAGATGACGCTGCGCCGCGACCTCAGCCATTTCACCGACCACTTGCGCCTGCTCGGTGGCCATATCACCCGGGTCAGCAGTGAGGCCAGCGATTACCGGGTAGCCGACCAGGACACCCGCCACGTCGAGGAAAAGCGCCGCATCGGCAAACTCGCCGCCCGGTTGATACAACCCGGTGACACGGTATTTTTCGACTGCGGCACCACCTCGCCCTTTGTCATTGATTTCATCCCGGATGAGCTGGAGTTCACCGCGGTGTGCAGCTCGTTGAACGTGCTGCTCAGGCTGCAGAACAAGCCCAACTGCCACATCGTGTTATGCGGCGGCACCTTTCACCGCAAGAACCAGGTGTTCGAAAGCAGTGCCGAAAGCAGCATTCTCGACAGCGTGCGCCTGACGTGGGCCTTCGTGACTGCCGCGGGCGTCAGCCAGGAATTCGGTGTGACCTGCTTCAACTTCAATGAAGTCGAGGTCAAGCAAAAGGTCCTGCGCCAGGCCCAGCAACGCGTGCTGCTCGCCGACTTCAGCAAGTTCGACACGGTGCGCACCGCGCACTTCGCGACCCTGGGGGACTTTCAGTACGTGGTCAGCGACAAGAAAATCCCCCGCGCCTACAAGGACGCCATTCAGGCCAGCGGCGCGCAATTGCTGGTTTAA
- a CDS encoding SDR family oxidoreductase: MTDYPRPPFASQAQSVPGSQKKMDPYPDCGEKSYAGSGRLANKIALITGADSGIGRAVAIAFAREGADVAIAYLDEHEDAKETARWVEEAGRQCLLLPGDLAQKANCQAIVDQTVEQFGRIDVLVNNAAFQMTHETLEKIPDEEWVKTFDINITAMFRICKAALPHMKAGGSIINTSSVNSDMPKPTLLAYAATKGAIANFTGGLAQLLGSKGIRVNSVAPGPIWTPLIVSTMPDEDVNSFGSETPLGRPGQPVEVAPIYVLLASDEASYISGSRYAVTGGKPIL, encoded by the coding sequence ATGACTGACTACCCACGCCCACCTTTCGCCAGCCAGGCCCAATCCGTTCCCGGTTCGCAGAAGAAGATGGACCCGTACCCCGACTGCGGCGAGAAGAGCTACGCCGGCTCCGGCCGCCTGGCCAACAAGATTGCCCTGATCACCGGCGCCGACAGCGGCATCGGCCGCGCCGTGGCGATTGCCTTTGCCCGGGAAGGTGCTGACGTGGCCATCGCCTACCTGGATGAACACGAGGACGCGAAGGAAACCGCACGCTGGGTGGAAGAAGCCGGTCGCCAGTGTCTGCTGTTGCCTGGGGATCTCGCGCAAAAGGCCAACTGCCAGGCCATTGTCGACCAGACCGTCGAGCAGTTCGGGCGTATCGATGTGCTGGTGAATAACGCAGCGTTTCAAATGACCCACGAGACCCTGGAAAAGATTCCCGACGAGGAATGGGTCAAGACCTTCGATATCAACATCACCGCGATGTTTCGCATCTGCAAGGCAGCGCTGCCACACATGAAGGCTGGCGGGTCGATCATCAATACCAGTTCGGTGAACTCCGATATGCCCAAGCCCACGTTGCTGGCGTATGCCGCCACCAAGGGCGCGATTGCCAACTTTACCGGTGGCCTGGCGCAACTGCTGGGGAGCAAGGGCATTCGAGTGAACAGTGTGGCACCGGGGCCGATCTGGACGCCGTTGATTGTCTCGACCATGCCCGATGAGGACGTGAACAGCTTTGGCAGCGAGACGCCACTGGGCCGCCCGGGGCAGCCGGTGGAAGTGGCGCCGATCTATGTGCTGCTGGCGTCGGATGAGGCGAGCTACATCTCGGGCTCGCGGTATGCGGTGACCGGCGGCAAGCCGATTCTCTAA